From the Caloramator mitchellensis genome, the window TTATATCAAATATGTTGCACACAAGAAACATAATTTTATAAAATTTTCAAAAAAAGTGTTGCATAAATGCCACAATATAGGTTATAATAAAAGTGTCACATAAAAGCAACAAAATGGAGGTGATAATATGGCATTAGTTGCGAATATAAATGAGTTTAATAAATTGCAGCAATCATTAGGATTAAACTATAGTCAATTAGCCGCAAAAATAGGGGTTTCAAGAACTCAACTTTGGAGAGTTCTTAAACAACAATGTGTTCCAGGAGAACAATTTATAGCAGGTTTTAAAGCAGCTTTTCCTAATCAAGATTTAGAAAAATTTTTTTTACTAAAAATGGTGCAACAAAGTGACACTACATCCTCTGCCTAACAATAGTTTATGCAGAATATAAAAAAAGATGATGGAAGGAGGTGTGGGAGAATGAAGGAACTAAAAGTTAAAGTTAATTTAGAAGATAGTAGCCTGCTAAAAGAATTAGTTGAAGCAATTGAGGAATTTAACAAAGCAATAAACCGACTTGAAAATATCACTACTAAATTGAGTGAAATTCAAGTCGGCTTAAAGGTAGATTAGAAGTCTAATTTCTTAGCTATATAAGTTTCTGCAGCTTTAGAAAGCATTTCTTCCCAAGAAGAAAAAGTAGTTGTTTTCCGAACAACTTCATCCATTTTATTATCTGGTATTGCTTCAAAATCTTCCTGGGAGTTTACTTCAAAGCCACCATAAGAAAGTAACTCTTCAAAGCTTGAAAAATTAGTGTATCGGCTCATAAATTGACTGTTAAATAGTTCATCGAAACTTACAGTATTATTTTTCTCGAGTTCTTTTAGATTGTCTTCAATCTTTTTAAGATTTTTACTAAATTCGTCAAAACCTTTAATTTTATATGACATACCTATTCACCTCCTTTCTTGTAAAAAAATTCTACAAGAAAGAGGAAAATCCTGCTAAATAAAAATTTAATAAGAATTGGGTTTCGTGGAAAAGGGAGATGAGGGGCATAAAGAGGAGGAATAAATATGTTAGAGAACATGGATGACTTTAGATGCCCCAAATGTAACAAACTATTATTTAAATATAGGTTAAAGGGTTCGTTGGCTGTAGAAGTGAAATGCACAAGGTGTAGTGTTATTGCAACATTAATAATAAAAAAGGAGGGGTAACATTGGAAGTTCTCCTAATCAGCATCATTGATAGTAAAGACAATAACAAGACAATTGAAGTTATAGGCAAAGAAGAAATGTCAGAAGAATCTTATTTGAAACCTATGGTGAATATCCTAAAGAAAAATATAGAAGCTGAAGGAGGTGCAAAGTGATGAACTTAGAACAAAGAGTAGCAGAGCTTGGAAAAAGAGTGGCTGAACTTGAGAAGAAAGCCCAGCCGAAAGATTTAAAGCTACAAGAAAAACATATTAGAAAGTTGATATCAATAAAAGAAGAATTTGAAAGAATGGATATTAACAATTTAATTAACAGGTTTAACAATAATTTAGCAATGTCATTAACAGAATATGAAATCATCACAGCAGTTTTTGAATTATGTAAATAAATTAGGGAGGAAAATCCTGCAAAATCTTTCCAACAAAGGAGGTAAAGTAATGAACGAAATGCAAAGGCTAAAAGCAATGAATGACATGCTTTTAGAAGCAATCAAAAACAAAGACGCTGAACTTGTGGACCTGTACTATAAAAACGTTATGCTCCAGTGGGAAAATAACGAGCTGAAAAGCAAAATTGAACAGCTAGAAAAAACATCCATAAAATTCGAATACGTTGGGAGGTAAGGTTATGGACTTAAGCAGAATCAGAGAAATAAGGGAAGATTTTGCAAGGCGTATGGCACTAGCAGAAATGAGGGGAGACGAAAAAGAACTCATGCTATTAGACATGGAAATGGAAGATAGCATGATTCTCAAGCATGGTAGAGTGTCAGGCATAGTTGATGAAGAAGATTTGTTTTAGGAGGGAGATAAATGGCAAAAGAAAATTTTTTAAATGATTATATTGAAGTTAATGAACGAATTATAAAATTTTATGAGAAATATCCAGAAGGTTCAATACAAACAGAAATATTGAAATGGGAAAATGGATTGATTCTAATGAGAGCTTATGCATATAGACATCCTGATGATATTAGGCCTGCAATAGCTCACGCATATGAGAAGGAAGATAGCAGTTATATAAATAAAACAAGTGTAGTTGAGAATTGCGAAACTTCAGCTGTTGGTAGAGCATTGGCACTTTTAGGTTTTGAAGTGAAGAAAGCAGTAGCTTCAAAAGAGGAAGTGCAAAGAGCAGTTGAGCAACAAGAGCAACTAAAGAAAAAAGAACAAACAACAAACAATGATATGAAATGTTCAAAATGTGGAGCAACAATAACAAAAGCAGTAAAAGCATATTCTGAACAATATTATGGCAAAACATTATGCCAAAATTGCCAAAAGACAGAAAAGAAGATTGAAGGGCAATAGAAAAAGCCCTGGGCAAAAGGGCTCTTTCTGTGGTCCGTTTGGTGAATGGGAGTTGGGAGCTCCCTTCACCCTCAATTATACCATATTTCCCATGTGGGAAAAAAGGGGGTTATTAAGTTGTTAAAAAAGAAACTGCTTTTTATACTGGCAATTTGCATAGTTTCCTCTTTTACTATTATATCCATCATGAATAGAACTTATGCAACTAAAAAAGAAAAAAATTTGAAATATGAAACATATGTAGTTCAAGCAGGGGATACTCTTTGGAACATAGCAAAGAAATATACAGATAAGGACCCAAGAAGGCTTATACATGAAATAAGAGAACATAACAATATAACACCTCTTATATATGAGGGGCAAGTTATTGAAATTCCAACAGAGGGGGAATAGGAAATGGTGAAAACATATTGTTTGAAATGCACAAAAGAAATTAAGAACACTGACAAACATTGTGAATGTGGAAGCGAAAAATTTGTTACTGGGGAGTTGAAAATAAAAAACAACAAATTTACATGTGTTTGTGGAAGTAGCACATTTAATCTTTTATACCACGCAGATGCAAAAAACTATTTCTTAAATGTAATGAGATGCACAGAATGTGGTGAAAGTGTTGAATTGAAAACTCTAAGAGATAAAGGGAGTAAACTGTATTGGGAATAAAAAATGATGGAGGGGTTACAAATGAAAGATTTAATTAACGTTAGAAACAATCATGGAGTTTTAGTTGTTAGCAGCAGGGAAGTTGCAGAGAATTTTGAGAAAAATCACAGGGATATCTTAGAAACAATTAGAGGGTTAACAGAACAAATGGGGGGTGCGGAATTTTCCGCAGGCTATTTTATAGAAAGCAAGTATCAACACGAACAAAACAAACAATGGTATCCAGAATACCTGCTAACAAGAGATGGTTTTAGTTTATTAGTTATGGGATTTACAGGTCAAAGAGCTTTAGAGTGGAAACTCAAATATATTGAAGCTTTTAATAAAATGGAAGAACAGCTTAAGAATCAAGTTGATGTAAGACAATTAAGTCCTCATCTACAAATGTTTAATCAACTCTTTCAAGCATTAGCAACTAGTGAGCTTGAGCAAAAAAGATTAAGGGAGGAAATTAAAGAAACTAAAGAACAAGTTATAACAATCAAAGATGTAATTGCAATAAATCCAAAGGACGATTGGAGAAAGAAAACCAACCTTATTCTTAACAAAATAGGTGGACAATTAGGAGATTATAAGAGACCAAAGAATGAAGCGTATTTAGAACTTGAGAAAAGAGCAGGATGCAATTTAGAAAAATTGTTGGAAAACGCAATAAAAAGAGCAGAAACCAGTGGAGCACCAAAGAAAGTTATAAATGAATTGAATTATTTAGATGTCATTGATAACAACAAAAGGCTAAGAGAGATTTATATAGCAATTGTTAAGGAAATGGCTATTAAGTATGGAGTAAAAATGAATAAGGAGGCTATGTAATATGAA encodes:
- a CDS encoding helix-turn-helix domain-containing protein encodes the protein MALVANINEFNKLQQSLGLNYSQLAAKIGVSRTQLWRVLKQQCVPGEQFIAGFKAAFPNQDLEKFFLLKMVQQSDTTSSA
- a CDS encoding LysM peptidoglycan-binding domain-containing protein gives rise to the protein MLKKKLLFILAICIVSSFTIISIMNRTYATKKEKNLKYETYVVQAGDTLWNIAKKYTDKDPRRLIHEIREHNNITPLIYEGQVIEIPTEGE
- a CDS encoding Rha family transcriptional regulator; this encodes MKDLINVRNNHGVLVVSSREVAENFEKNHRDILETIRGLTEQMGGAEFSAGYFIESKYQHEQNKQWYPEYLLTRDGFSLLVMGFTGQRALEWKLKYIEAFNKMEEQLKNQVDVRQLSPHLQMFNQLFQALATSELEQKRLREEIKETKEQVITIKDVIAINPKDDWRKKTNLILNKIGGQLGDYKRPKNEAYLELEKRAGCNLEKLLENAIKRAETSGAPKKVINELNYLDVIDNNKRLREIYIAIVKEMAIKYGVKMNKEAM